In Micromonospora sp. WMMA1363, a genomic segment contains:
- the fabI gene encoding enoyl-ACP reductase FabI: MSGLLAGKRLLVTGVITEASIAFSVARLAQENGAQVVLTGYGRLSLVERIAKRLPEPAPVIELDATNTEHLAGLADRVREHVDGLDGVVHSIGFAPPSCLGGGFLDAPWEDVATAVHVSTYSYKSLAMAALPLMSAGGAVVGLTFDATKAWPVYDWMGVAKAGLESASRYLALHLGPKGIRSNLVAAGPLRTIAAKSIPGFEQFEDAWSERAPLGWNLTDSEPAARACLALLSDWFPATTGEIVHVDGGYHAIGA, translated from the coding sequence ATGTCAGGACTGCTGGCCGGCAAGCGGCTGCTGGTGACCGGGGTGATCACCGAGGCGTCGATCGCCTTCTCGGTGGCGCGGCTCGCCCAGGAGAACGGCGCGCAGGTCGTGCTCACCGGCTACGGCCGACTCTCCCTGGTCGAGCGCATCGCCAAGCGGCTGCCCGAGCCGGCGCCGGTGATCGAGCTGGACGCGACCAACACCGAACACCTCGCCGGCCTCGCCGACCGGGTCCGCGAGCACGTCGACGGCCTCGACGGCGTGGTCCACTCGATCGGGTTCGCCCCGCCGAGCTGCCTCGGCGGTGGCTTCCTCGACGCACCCTGGGAGGACGTGGCGACCGCGGTGCACGTCTCCACCTACTCGTACAAGTCCCTCGCGATGGCGGCGCTGCCGCTGATGTCCGCGGGCGGCGCCGTGGTCGGCCTCACGTTCGACGCCACCAAAGCCTGGCCGGTCTACGACTGGATGGGTGTCGCCAAGGCGGGTCTGGAGTCCGCCAGCCGGTACCTCGCGCTGCACCTCGGGCCGAAGGGCATCCGCAGCAATCTGGTCGCGGCCGGTCCGTTGCGCACCATCGCCGCCAAGTCGATTCCCGGCTTCGAGCAGTTCGAGGACGCCTGGTCGGAGCGGGCGCCGCTGGGCTGGAACCTGACCGACTCCGAGCCGGCCGCCCGGGCCTGCCTGGCCCTGCTGTCGGACTGGTTCCCGGCCACCACGGGCGAGATCGTCCACGTCGACGGCGGCTACCACGCCATCGGCGCCTGA
- a CDS encoding beta-ketoacyl-ACP reductase, which translates to MARTVLVTGGNRGIGLAIAQAFAKQGDRVAVTHRSGDAPEGLFGVRCDVTDADSVDAAFTTVEAELGAVEVLVSNAGITDDTLLTRMSEEQFSRVVDTNLAGAFRCAKRASRRMLRAKWGRMVFISSVVGLYGGPGQVNYAASKAGLVGVARSITRELGSRNITANVVAPGFIDTDMTAALPEERRTEYRKAIPAGRFASPDEVAGVVTWLAGDTAAYISGAIIPVDGGLGMGH; encoded by the coding sequence GTGGCCCGTACCGTGCTGGTGACCGGTGGCAACCGGGGGATCGGCCTGGCGATCGCGCAGGCCTTCGCCAAGCAGGGCGACCGGGTGGCGGTGACCCACCGCAGCGGCGACGCGCCCGAGGGGCTGTTCGGTGTCCGTTGCGACGTCACCGACGCCGACTCGGTGGATGCCGCGTTCACCACGGTCGAGGCCGAGCTGGGCGCGGTGGAGGTGCTGGTCTCCAACGCCGGCATCACCGACGACACGTTGCTGACGCGGATGTCGGAGGAGCAGTTCAGCCGCGTCGTGGACACCAACCTCGCCGGTGCGTTCCGCTGTGCCAAGCGCGCCTCCCGGCGGATGCTGCGCGCCAAGTGGGGACGCATGGTCTTCATCTCGTCGGTGGTCGGCCTGTACGGCGGACCGGGCCAGGTCAACTACGCGGCCAGCAAGGCGGGCCTGGTCGGTGTCGCCCGCTCGATCACCCGGGAACTGGGCAGCCGCAACATCACCGCGAACGTCGTCGCCCCCGGCTTCATCGACACCGACATGACCGCCGCGCTGCCCGAGGAGCGCCGCACCGAGTACCGCAAGGCCATCCCGGCGGGCCGATTCGCGAGCCCCGACGAGGTCGCCGGCGTGGTCACCTGGCTGGCCGGGGACACGGCGGCCTACATCAGCGGTGCGATCATCCCGGTCGACGGCGGCCTGGGCATGGGGCACTGA
- a CDS encoding haloacid dehalogenase-like hydrolase has translation MADRFASRPLLVLWDIDGTLIDNGGVSKEAYALTFTRLTGRPLQRPVTTDGKTDPAVLRSMLRQHGIEATPALLDRAVQTMAAVFESLVPRLRERGHTEPGAPAAIAALGRQGNVVQSVLTGNTVHNARVKTSVFGLDGGLDYEVGAYGSDSEVRTDLVRVARTKAAAKYGIRFEPDTTVLIGDTPRDIEAGLGGGAYVVGVATGEYDVESLTAKGANVVLPNLRDADAVVRAVLGARRDQPDA, from the coding sequence GTGCTCTGGGACATCGATGGCACCCTGATCGACAACGGTGGGGTGAGCAAGGAGGCGTACGCGTTGACGTTCACCCGGCTGACCGGGAGGCCGCTGCAACGCCCGGTCACAACGGACGGGAAGACCGACCCCGCGGTCCTGAGATCGATGCTGCGACAGCACGGCATCGAAGCCACGCCCGCGCTTTTGGACCGGGCGGTACAGACGATGGCGGCGGTGTTCGAGTCGCTCGTGCCGCGGTTGCGTGAACGCGGACACACCGAGCCGGGGGCGCCGGCGGCGATCGCGGCGCTGGGCCGGCAGGGCAACGTGGTCCAGTCGGTGCTGACCGGCAACACCGTGCACAACGCCCGGGTCAAGACCTCCGTCTTCGGCCTGGACGGCGGTCTCGACTACGAGGTGGGCGCGTACGGCTCGGATTCCGAGGTACGTACCGATCTGGTGCGGGTCGCGCGGACGAAGGCCGCCGCGAAGTACGGCATCAGGTTCGAACCGGATACCACGGTGCTGATCGGAGACACCCCGCGGGACATCGAAGCCGGCCTGGGCGGTGGCGCCTACGTGGTGGGCGTGGCCACGGGCGAGTACGACGTGGAGTCGCTGACCGCCAAGGGGGCCAACGTGGTGCTTCCCAACCTCCGGGATGCCGATGCCGTCGTCCGCGCGGTGCTCGGTGCGCGGCGCGATCAACCTGACGCCTGA